The Pseudomonadota bacterium genomic sequence CAGGAGCGCGTGGCGGATGCGGGCGCACTTGAAGGTGCGCCAGGCGTTGCGCTCGAGATCGTAGGCGATGACGTAGAGGTCGCGGCCGGCCAGGCGCAGCGCGGCGGGCTCGATGGTGCGGGGCTTGGGGGCGCTGTCGCGGGTGCCGCGGTAGCGGATTTGGGCCCGGCGGCGGGCTCGGATGGCGGCGTCGAGCACTGCGCTGATCTCGGGGTGCTGGGCGAGCGGGGTCTTGGGCAAGGAGATGTCGCGATCGCGGTGCTGGGCGCGCGCGAGCAGCTCGTCGAGCTCTTTCAGGAAGCCACATCCCCAACTGACGCTCCAGAGCTGCTCGCTTCTGTCGTGCCACGCGCTACCCCGTCGTGAAGGGCCCGATCCTAACACCGCTTGCCACGGACCCTCAAGCGTCGATCCACGCGAGCAGATTATCGATGGTGGCGCCCTTGG encodes the following:
- a CDS encoding WYL domain-containing protein, encoding MLGSGPSRRGSAWHDRSEQLWSVSWGCGFLKELDELLARAQHRDRDISLPKTPLAQHPEISAVLDAAIRARRRAQIRYRGTRDSAPKPRTIEPAALRLAGRDLYVIAYDLERNAWRTFKCARIRHALL